One genomic window of Leptotrichia shahii includes the following:
- a CDS encoding Fic family protein: protein MFKISKIESLKNFLEKKRPLNKGILTKLENNLKTNFIYNSNAIEGSTLTLKETDIILQYGVTVKGKSLKEHEEVKGQEYALNFLKEVIKTNESLSLRLIREFHALVLNDDIENRGKFKKSNNEILGAGFETTPYYLVEEKLTELIEKFNSSENNDLIMKVACFHADFGKIHPFIDGNGRTGRLLLNLELMKNGYPITVIRNEDRDEYYTALETAQVESNYNLLADFIEKSVENTFWMYYKYFDEDTKMKFEEYLKKNGINPKEVYQKRFQDYSETERDFPRDWDK, encoded by the coding sequence ATGTTTAAAATATCTAAAATTGAAAGTTTAAAAAACTTTTTAGAAAAAAAAAGACCCTTAAATAAAGGGATTCTGACAAAATTGGAAAATAATCTTAAAACAAATTTTATTTATAATTCAAATGCGATTGAAGGTAGCACTCTTACTTTGAAAGAAACGGATATTATTCTTCAATATGGGGTTACTGTGAAAGGGAAAAGTTTGAAAGAACATGAGGAAGTGAAGGGGCAGGAATATGCTCTTAATTTTCTCAAGGAAGTTATAAAAACAAATGAATCTTTATCACTGAGGTTGATAAGAGAATTTCATGCTCTTGTGTTGAATGATGATATTGAGAATAGAGGGAAGTTTAAGAAAAGTAATAATGAAATTTTGGGTGCTGGATTTGAAACGACACCTTATTATCTTGTTGAAGAGAAGTTGACGGAGTTGATTGAAAAATTCAATAGTAGTGAAAATAATGATTTGATAATGAAGGTTGCTTGTTTTCATGCTGATTTTGGAAAGATTCATCCATTTATTGATGGTAATGGACGGACTGGGAGATTACTTTTGAATTTGGAGCTTATGAAAAATGGTTATCCGATTACAGTTATACGAAATGAAGATAGAGATGAATACTATACTGCTTTAGAAACAGCACAAGTTGAATCAAATTACAATTTACTTGCTGATTTTATAGAAAAGAGTGTTGAAAATACTTTTTGGATGTATTATAAATATTTTGATGAAGATACAAAAATGAAGTTTGAAGAATATTTAAAAAAGAATGGAATTAATCCGAAAGAAGTTTATCAAAAGAGATTTCAGGATTATTCAGAGACAGAGAGGGATTTTCCAAGAGATTGGGATAAATAG
- the nrdF gene encoding class 1b ribonucleoside-diphosphate reductase subunit beta, with amino-acid sequence MEKKIYEAVNWNTPENDYVEMFWEQNLKQFWIDTEYIPSKDIDSWNSLEPAMKLAYLHVLGGLTLLDTLQSHTGMPKIIDHIESLQNRSVLSYMCMMETIHAKSYSTIFTTVASTREINETFRWVQENPHLQYKANKIDGYYQKMNNPEASKRDIAMALAASVYLETYLFYSGFFLPLWLAGQGEMVASCDIIKKIIADESIHGVFVGLLFQELYNSFSEEEKADMRAELKKLMYDLYENEARYTDEIYGDIGLTGDVKEYIRYNANKALMNLGFEEEFEVKNVNPIVLNGLNVETTQHDFFSKKSTNYEKALEVVHLHDDDFKFDEEVNADDLI; translated from the coding sequence ATGGAGAAAAAAATATATGAGGCAGTAAACTGGAACACACCGGAAAATGATTATGTGGAGATGTTTTGGGAGCAGAATTTGAAGCAGTTTTGGATTGATACGGAGTATATTCCGTCGAAGGATATTGATAGCTGGAATTCGCTTGAGCCTGCCATGAAATTGGCGTATTTGCATGTACTAGGAGGATTAACGCTGTTGGATACGCTACAGAGCCATACAGGGATGCCGAAAATTATTGATCATATTGAGTCGCTGCAAAATCGTTCGGTGCTTTCATATATGTGTATGATGGAAACAATTCATGCAAAGTCTTATTCGACAATATTTACAACGGTTGCGTCTACAAGGGAGATTAATGAAACATTCAGATGGGTTCAGGAAAATCCGCACTTGCAGTATAAAGCTAATAAAATTGACGGATATTATCAGAAAATGAACAATCCTGAGGCTTCAAAAAGAGATATTGCGATGGCTCTGGCAGCTTCGGTTTATTTGGAAACTTATTTGTTTTACAGTGGATTCTTTTTGCCGCTTTGGCTTGCAGGACAGGGAGAAATGGTTGCAAGTTGCGATATAATCAAGAAAATCATAGCTGATGAGTCGATTCACGGAGTTTTTGTCGGGCTATTGTTCCAAGAGCTATACAATTCTTTCAGCGAAGAGGAAAAAGCAGATATGAGAGCTGAACTGAAAAAATTGATGTACGACTTGTACGAAAATGAAGCAAGATATACTGATGAAATTTATGGGGATATTGGGCTTACAGGCGATGTGAAGGAATACATCCGTTATAATGCGAACAAAGCCTTGATGAATCTAGGATTTGAAGAAGAATTTGAAGTGAAGAATGTAAATCCAATTGTGCTAAATGGATTAAATGTAGAAACAACGCAGCACGATTTTTTCTCGAAAAAATCTACGAATTATGAAAAGGCGTTGGAAGTGGTGCATTTGCATGATGATGACTTTAAATTTGATGAAGAAGTGAATGCGGATGACTTGATTTAA